From Salvelinus fontinalis isolate EN_2023a chromosome 37, ASM2944872v1, whole genome shotgun sequence, the proteins below share one genomic window:
- the LOC129835934 gene encoding interferon-induced protein with tetratricopeptide repeats 1-like yields MAQNSLKNRLQGLECHFTWKLDDSRSKLQSLRESMIDISSSEGVQCSWRGHLYNFLAYLHYALGSTEDALHCLKKAEEAIRLNCPDDVELSLVVHYGNLAWVHYHQGELTESQTYVEKVRRLLRDNPSHCPGVVWGERAWTLNKFDVSKKAAALYCFRMALKGDPENKVLRCGYAMAFNKSVEKKDITPKLRSEMMERLRIARELDPEELYITVMYLQRLAESGQVEEARKLAKEVIEKPLDSFGGFGILLYFLRDYVSHDSSIDLARRTLERHPNSRQLKRHLGKCYKWKIFSPEEKRNPMRHILIEKAVNLYEEVVALYPKSLAAKLELSAMYKESGRVDRADKIFEDLLLDREGMEPQNLQKIYNWYAQHLFYAKQDASRSIDFHKKAAEIMLPTDQRDSSIHVLLSIVHHGGDRAKEIVDFLDGLDGEGAVSRF; encoded by the coding sequence ATGGCTCAGAACTCCTTGAAAAATAGGCTGCAGGGTTTAGAATGCCACTTCACCTGGAAGCTGGACGACAGCAGATCTAAACTTCAAAGCCTCAGAGAAAGCATGATAGACATCAGCAGCAGCGAGGGGGTTCAATGTTCCTGGAGGGGTCATCTGTACAACTTCCTGGCTTACCTACACTACGCTTTGGGCTCCACAGAGGACGCTCTTCATTGCCTGAAGAAGGCTGAAGAGGCTATTCGGCTAAACTGCCCAGACGACGTGGAGCTAAGTCTGGTGGTCCACTATGGGAACTTGGCCTGGGTGCACTATCACCAAGGGGAGCTGACAGAGAGCCAGACCTATGTGGAGAAGGTGAGGAGACTATTGCGGGACAACCCCTCGCACTGCCCAGGTGTAGTGTGGGGAGAAAGGGCCTGGACTTTGAATAAGTTTGATGTAAGCAAGAAGGCAGCAGCACTATATTGCTTCCGGATGGCCTTGAAAGGGGATCCTGAGAACAAGGTGCTGCGCTGTGGTTACGCCATGGCGTTTAATAAATCTGTTGAAAAGAAAGACATTACCCCGAAGCTGCGATCTGAGATGATGGAGCGCCTACGGATTGCTAGAGAATTGGATCCAGAAGAGTTGTACATCACAGTGATGTACCTGCAGAGACTTGCAGAGAGCGGCCAGGTTGAGGAAGCACGTAAACTTGCAAAGGAAGTGATAGAGAAGCCTTTGGACAGCTTTGGTGGATTTGGAATCTTGCTATATTTTTTACGAGATTACGTCTCTCATGATTCAAGCATTGACCTGGCAAGAAGAACCCTGGAGAGGCATCCCAATTCACGCCAGCTGAAAAGGCATCTTGGGAAGTGTTACAAATGGAAGATTTTCTCTCCGGAAGAGAAAAGGAACCCAATGAGGCATATTCTGATTGAAAAAGCAGTCAACCTTTATGAAGAGGTGGTCGCACTCTACCCAAAATCCCTTGCAGCTAAACTGGAACTGTCTGCCATGTACAAAGAATCTGGCAGAGTTGATAGAGCAGATAAGATATTCGAGGACCTGCTTCTTGATAGGGAAGGAATGGAACCACAGAATTTACAAAAAATCTACAACTGGTATGCCCAACATCTGTTTTATGCAAAACAAGATGCTTCTAGGTCAATTGATTTCCACAAGAAGGCAGCAGAAATTATGCTACCCACTGACCAACGTGACAGCAGTATTCATGTTCTGTTGTCCATTGTCCATCATGGAGGTGACAGAGCGAAGGAAATTGTCGACTTTCTGGATGGACTTGATGGAGAAGGTGCTGTTAGCCGGTTCTAA